One genomic segment of Aquamicrobium sp. includes these proteins:
- a CDS encoding ABC transporter permease: protein MARFILAAFSMLVLVYLLVPLVIIVGASLTTSEFLTFPPQGLTLKWYERVLADRSYMAAFSISTWLALSATVIALLLAVPATLAIARFSFRGKGAVEAVLMSPLMMPYLVLGAALLQYGSAIGLVRSFPALMVGHVVIIVPFIVRSVLPQFSADQKALEEASRDLGAGPFATFFLVTLPQIRGGAISGAILAFITSWINVELSIFNVTPALTTIPVKLFNYIQYTVDPTIAAVSAITILVAAILLIIIDAVFGLDVIQTKK, encoded by the coding sequence ATGGCGCGCTTCATCCTCGCCGCGTTCTCGATGCTGGTGCTGGTCTACCTGCTGGTGCCGCTCGTCATCATCGTCGGCGCGTCGCTGACGACCTCCGAGTTCCTCACCTTCCCGCCGCAGGGCCTGACCCTGAAATGGTACGAGCGCGTGCTGGCGGACCGCAGCTACATGGCGGCCTTCTCGATCAGCACCTGGCTCGCCCTTTCGGCCACGGTCATCGCCCTCCTGCTCGCCGTGCCGGCGACGCTGGCCATCGCCCGGTTTTCGTTCCGGGGCAAGGGCGCGGTCGAGGCCGTGCTGATGTCGCCGCTGATGATGCCCTATCTGGTACTGGGCGCCGCCCTCCTCCAGTACGGCAGCGCCATCGGCCTCGTGCGCAGCTTCCCGGCGCTGATGGTCGGGCATGTGGTCATCATCGTCCCGTTCATCGTCCGCTCGGTGCTGCCGCAGTTCTCCGCCGACCAGAAGGCGCTGGAGGAAGCCTCGCGCGACCTCGGCGCCGGGCCGTTCGCCACCTTCTTCCTCGTCACCCTGCCGCAGATACGCGGCGGCGCGATCAGCGGCGCAATCCTCGCCTTCATCACCTCGTGGATCAATGTCGAATTGAGCATCTTCAACGTCACCCCGGCGCTGACGACCATCCCCGTGAAGCTGTTCAACTACATCCAGTACACGGTCGACCCGACCATCGCGGCCGTCTCGGCGATCACCATCCTCGTCGCCGCGATCCTCCTCATCATCATCGATGCCGTCTTCGGGCTCGACGTGATCCAGACCAAGAAATAG
- a CDS encoding proline racemase family protein has translation MRIEDTYDVLYTHTEGEPLCIVHSGIPYPAGTSILEKKQFLETHYDWLRLALMREPRGHKDMVGVFLTPPSSPEFDAGLIYMDATQYQYMCGHGTIAVGMAMVARGMVRRGDGPLTTIRFETLAGRVTAEVASQDGQVLWTRFENVPSYVAARDIEVEVPDLGRLNVDVVWGGNYFGVVDLRGTNLRIAPENGKVLSHYGLLVREQLQKKVQPRHPLEAHVRDVGFVTFWHEPDREGAFYKNVHVFGEGQLDRAPGGTAMSGMLALFEARGELGLNQPIQAEGLLGSGTYEGELLGHVDLNGVRALRPTVKGKAGLLGGARWTFNRADPLDGGFVVA, from the coding sequence ATGCGCATTGAGGATACCTATGACGTGCTCTACACCCATACGGAGGGCGAGCCGCTGTGCATCGTCCACAGCGGGATCCCCTATCCCGCCGGCACGTCGATCCTTGAAAAGAAGCAGTTCCTAGAAACCCATTACGACTGGCTGCGCCTTGCGCTGATGCGCGAGCCGCGCGGGCACAAGGACATGGTCGGCGTGTTCCTGACGCCGCCCTCCTCCCCGGAGTTCGACGCCGGCCTGATCTACATGGACGCCACCCAGTACCAGTACATGTGCGGCCATGGCACCATCGCGGTCGGCATGGCGATGGTGGCGCGCGGCATGGTGCGGCGGGGCGATGGCCCGCTGACCACGATCCGGTTCGAGACGCTGGCCGGCCGCGTCACCGCCGAGGTCGCGTCGCAGGACGGGCAGGTGCTGTGGACCCGCTTCGAGAACGTGCCCTCCTATGTCGCCGCGCGCGACATCGAGGTCGAGGTTCCCGACCTCGGGAGGCTCAACGTCGACGTGGTGTGGGGCGGCAACTATTTCGGCGTGGTCGACCTGCGCGGCACCAATCTGCGGATCGCGCCCGAGAACGGCAAGGTTCTGTCGCATTACGGCCTGCTGGTGCGCGAGCAGCTCCAGAAGAAGGTCCAGCCCCGGCACCCGCTGGAGGCGCATGTGCGCGACGTCGGCTTCGTCACCTTCTGGCACGAGCCGGACAGGGAAGGCGCGTTCTACAAGAACGTCCACGTGTTCGGCGAGGGCCAGCTCGACCGCGCCCCCGGCGGCACGGCGATGAGCGGCATGTTGGCGCTTTTCGAGGCACGCGGCGAGCTCGGCCTCAACCAGCCGATCCAGGCCGAGGGGCTTCTCGGCAGCGGCACCTACGAGGGCGAGCTGCTCGGCCATGTCGACCTAAACGGCGTGCGCGCCCTGCGGCCCACGGTCAAGGGCAAGGCCGGCCTTCTCGGCGGCGCCCGCTGGACGTTCAACCGCGCCGACCCGCTCGACGGCGGCTTCGTCGTCGCCTAG
- a CDS encoding LacI family DNA-binding transcriptional regulator, protein MQKKTGRKVDPPRSIDVAALAGVSRSAVSRTFTKGASVSPATREKVMRAAEALGYRPNMLARTLITRRSGIVGLVISDVLNPFYAGALEALSRHLQDRDFSPLLFCCRDARHLDELIPKVLSYQVDGVVIAAATLSSTMARECAKAGRPVVLVNRYTDSGEASSVACDNVMAGRMAAEHLLAAGRRAIAFIAGLENTSSSRDRELGLTRALAAHGLAPVARESGNYAYNDALDAARRILSRPQRPDAIFCANDVMALAVLDVARSEFGLETPRDLAVVGVDNISAAAWPSYALTTVDQNVERMSAEAISVLIERIDDHASLPVRRLIPPSLCVRDTA, encoded by the coding sequence ATGCAGAAGAAGACCGGGCGAAAGGTCGACCCGCCGCGCTCGATCGACGTGGCGGCGCTTGCCGGCGTGTCCCGCTCGGCAGTGTCGCGCACCTTCACCAAGGGCGCCAGCGTCTCGCCGGCGACGCGCGAGAAGGTGATGCGCGCGGCCGAGGCGCTGGGCTATCGCCCGAACATGCTGGCGCGCACGCTGATCACCCGCCGCTCCGGCATCGTCGGGCTGGTGATCTCGGACGTCCTCAACCCGTTCTATGCCGGCGCGCTGGAGGCGCTGAGCCGGCATTTGCAGGACCGCGATTTCTCGCCGCTGCTGTTCTGCTGCCGCGACGCGCGCCATCTCGACGAATTGATCCCGAAGGTCCTGTCCTATCAGGTCGACGGCGTCGTCATCGCCGCGGCCACGCTGTCGTCCACCATGGCGCGCGAATGCGCCAAGGCCGGCCGGCCGGTCGTGCTCGTCAACCGCTACACCGACAGCGGCGAAGCGAGCAGCGTCGCCTGCGACAACGTCATGGCCGGGCGCATGGCGGCCGAGCACCTGCTGGCGGCGGGACGCAGGGCCATCGCCTTCATCGCCGGGCTGGAGAACACGTCGAGCTCGCGCGACAGGGAGCTCGGCCTGACGCGCGCGCTGGCGGCCCACGGCCTCGCCCCCGTCGCGCGCGAGAGCGGAAACTACGCCTACAACGACGCCCTCGACGCGGCACGGCGCATCCTGTCGCGGCCGCAGCGGCCGGACGCGATCTTCTGCGCCAACGACGTAATGGCGCTGGCGGTCCTCGACGTGGCGCGCAGCGAGTTCGGGCTGGAGACGCCGCGCGACCTTGCCGTCGTCGGCGTCGACAACATCTCCGCGGCGGCCTGGCCGAGCTACGCGCTGACCACGGTCGACCAGAATGTCGAGCGCATGTCCGCCGAGGCGATCTCGGTGCTGATCGAGCGCATCGACGACCACGCCTCGCTTCCCGTCCGGCGGCTGATCCCGCCGTCCCTGTGCGTCCGCGACACGGCCTGA
- a CDS encoding ribokinase, whose product MREGIVVVGSYLRDVSVVVDGFPSPGETVVGRGLLQSHGGKGSNQAVQAARAGADVTLIAATGDDEAGEAARRLWADEGIATDGALAVEDAATGTALIVVEAGGQNMIVIDPGANARLSPAAVEARRDLVANAGLVVGQLETPIPAMIEAFSIARRGGARTLLNAAPAPASLPDELRALIDILIVNEIEALQLAGMDADADPREAAARLAKTVGLAVVVTLGAGGAMLIDTAGRRAAASALDVAVVDTTGAGDAFVGAFAARWIEDGALDAALAWGVAAGSLACTRRGVVPSLAGREEITEAAAPGMRPAMESGGCL is encoded by the coding sequence ATGCGGGAGGGGATCGTCGTTGTGGGCAGCTATCTGCGCGACGTCAGCGTGGTGGTCGACGGCTTCCCGTCGCCGGGAGAGACCGTGGTCGGCCGCGGCCTGCTTCAGTCCCATGGCGGCAAGGGCAGCAACCAGGCCGTCCAGGCCGCCCGCGCCGGCGCGGACGTGACCCTGATCGCCGCGACCGGCGACGACGAGGCGGGTGAGGCCGCGCGCCGCCTGTGGGCGGACGAAGGCATCGCCACCGACGGCGCCCTCGCCGTCGAGGATGCCGCGACCGGCACGGCGCTGATCGTCGTCGAGGCCGGCGGCCAGAACATGATCGTCATCGACCCCGGCGCGAATGCGCGCCTGTCGCCCGCCGCGGTCGAGGCGCGCCGCGACCTCGTCGCTAACGCGGGCCTCGTCGTCGGCCAGCTCGAAACGCCCATTCCCGCCATGATCGAGGCCTTTTCCATCGCCCGGCGCGGCGGCGCGCGCACATTGCTCAACGCCGCGCCCGCGCCGGCGAGCCTGCCCGATGAGCTGCGCGCGCTGATCGACATCCTGATCGTCAACGAGATCGAGGCGCTCCAGCTTGCCGGCATGGACGCCGATGCCGATCCGCGCGAGGCCGCCGCCCGGCTGGCGAAGACCGTCGGCCTCGCCGTGGTGGTCACGCTCGGGGCCGGCGGCGCGATGCTGATCGACACGGCCGGGCGCCGCGCCGCCGCGTCCGCCCTCGATGTCGCGGTGGTCGACACGACCGGCGCGGGCGACGCGTTCGTCGGCGCCTTTGCCGCGCGATGGATCGAGGACGGCGCCCTCGATGCCGCGCTGGCATGGGGCGTCGCCGCCGGATCGCTGGCCTGCACCCGGCGCGGCGTCGTGCCGAGCCTGGCCGGCCGCGAGGAGATCACTGAGGCCGCTGCCCCGGGCATGCGGCCGGCCATGGAAAGTGGAGGATGCCTATGA
- a CDS encoding nucleoside hydrolase produces the protein MTRMIIDCDPGHDDAMALLYAAKTVDLIGITTVFGNTTVEQTTRNALSICRLAGLDVPVAKGMSKPLVTPAPPVVTADMHGANGIAGADLPEPDRDPVAEHAVTFIIEQARRHRGELVLAGIGALTNIAMALKLEPRLVEWLAGITVMGGSTTIGNITPLAEYNIYCDPEAASVVFNCGLPIVMAGLNVTRQAGVGDRHVERLRATGGPVGKAFGDLMQFYLTRSREVFNLSAASMHDPCAIIPYVEPSLMTLQDAHVHIELASPQLRGMTACDLRKVNSRNTSVIEGNAAPNAKVAVAIEGDAAVDHVIEIIAGYDA, from the coding sequence ATGACCCGCATGATCATCGACTGCGACCCCGGACACGACGACGCGATGGCGCTGCTCTATGCCGCCAAAACCGTCGACCTGATCGGCATAACCACGGTGTTCGGCAACACCACGGTCGAGCAGACGACGCGCAACGCGCTCTCGATATGCCGGCTGGCCGGGCTCGACGTGCCGGTGGCCAAGGGGATGAGCAAGCCGTTGGTCACGCCGGCGCCGCCGGTGGTGACCGCCGACATGCACGGCGCCAACGGCATCGCCGGCGCCGACCTTCCCGAGCCGGACCGAGACCCGGTCGCCGAGCACGCCGTCACCTTCATCATCGAGCAGGCGCGCCGCCATCGCGGCGAGCTCGTCCTCGCCGGCATCGGCGCGCTGACCAACATCGCCATGGCCCTGAAGCTGGAGCCGCGCCTCGTCGAATGGCTGGCCGGCATCACCGTCATGGGCGGCTCGACCACGATCGGCAACATCACGCCGCTCGCCGAATACAACATCTACTGCGATCCCGAGGCGGCGTCCGTCGTGTTCAACTGCGGCCTGCCGATCGTCATGGCTGGCCTCAACGTCACCCGGCAGGCCGGCGTCGGCGACCGGCACGTCGAGCGGCTGCGCGCCACCGGCGGCCCCGTCGGCAAGGCGTTCGGCGACCTGATGCAGTTCTACCTCACGCGCTCGCGCGAGGTGTTCAACCTGTCGGCCGCCTCGATGCACGATCCCTGCGCCATCATCCCCTATGTCGAGCCGTCGCTGATGACCTTGCAGGACGCCCACGTCCACATCGAGCTGGCCAGCCCGCAATTGCGCGGCATGACGGCGTGCGACCTGCGCAAGGTCAATTCCCGCAACACCAGCGTCATCGAGGGCAACGCCGCCCCCAACGCGAAGGTGGCGGTGGCGATAGAGGGCGACGCCGCGGTCGACCACGTCATCGAGATCATCGCCGGCTACGACGCCTAG
- a CDS encoding sugar ABC transporter substrate-binding protein: MFRFRTAASAVALGLMALATHSPSLAQDKTLSIVWMGWPDEHVKPMMDAFMAAHPDITVNYERVPFNQIFQTLDVRLNARTPDPDVYSVDSPLTASYAVRGHLLDLTEIIDVDKLTPAARAAAQYDGKLYSAPIASSSALLFYNKALLDAAGVPHPSTDPAERMTWEAVVEGAKSIRDEKAGVWGLVIEQSERPYQLLPMAQSLGATGISEDGLTATGYVDSPEFVEAATFYRNLFNEWRVSPTGVFDHNLSQELFGTGKTGFFIGGPWMLSILANYPDLDWGVAPFPYFEKGKPVTPTGSWHVGINPRTDAMDAAKTFVNWYLSDAAQQEWFKLRSYPPVTSSMWELEAEAFDSDGWQIMRHELDETAVARPATPGWREYEDILRVAFRDIQTGEDPQTALTRAATQIDRELVKYR; this comes from the coding sequence ATGTTCAGATTCCGCACCGCCGCAAGCGCCGTCGCGCTCGGCCTCATGGCCCTGGCGACGCATTCGCCTTCGTTGGCCCAGGACAAGACGCTCAGCATCGTCTGGATGGGCTGGCCCGACGAGCACGTGAAACCGATGATGGACGCGTTCATGGCAGCGCATCCCGACATCACGGTCAATTACGAGCGCGTCCCCTTCAACCAGATCTTCCAGACGCTCGACGTGCGGCTCAACGCCCGCACCCCCGATCCGGACGTCTATTCCGTTGACAGCCCGCTGACCGCCTCCTACGCCGTGCGCGGCCATCTGCTCGACCTCACCGAAATCATCGACGTCGACAAACTGACGCCCGCCGCGCGCGCGGCGGCCCAGTATGACGGCAAGCTCTATTCCGCGCCGATCGCCAGCAGCAGCGCGCTGCTGTTCTACAACAAGGCGCTGCTCGACGCCGCCGGCGTCCCCCATCCCTCGACCGACCCGGCCGAGCGCATGACCTGGGAGGCAGTCGTCGAGGGAGCCAAGTCGATCCGCGACGAGAAGGCCGGCGTCTGGGGCCTGGTGATCGAGCAGTCGGAGCGGCCCTACCAGCTCCTGCCGATGGCCCAGTCCCTCGGCGCGACCGGCATCTCGGAAGACGGGCTGACGGCCACGGGCTACGTCGACTCGCCCGAATTCGTCGAGGCGGCGACCTTCTACCGCAACCTGTTCAACGAGTGGCGCGTCTCGCCGACCGGCGTCTTCGACCACAATCTCTCGCAGGAGCTTTTCGGCACGGGCAAGACCGGCTTCTTCATCGGCGGTCCGTGGATGCTGTCCATCCTCGCCAACTATCCCGACCTCGACTGGGGCGTCGCGCCCTTCCCCTATTTCGAGAAGGGCAAGCCGGTGACGCCGACGGGCTCGTGGCATGTCGGCATCAACCCGCGCACCGACGCGATGGATGCGGCCAAGACCTTCGTCAACTGGTATCTGTCCGACGCGGCGCAGCAGGAATGGTTCAAGCTCCGCAGCTATCCGCCCGTCACCAGCAGCATGTGGGAGCTGGAGGCTGAGGCCTTCGACAGCGACGGCTGGCAGATCATGCGCCATGAGCTCGACGAGACCGCCGTGGCCCGCCCGGCGACGCCCGGATGGCGCGAGTACGAGGACATCCTGCGCGTCGCCTTCCGCGACATCCAGACGGGCGAGGACCCGCAGACGGCGCTCACGCGGGCGGCCACGCAGATCGACCGCGAGCTGGTCAAGTACCGCTGA
- a CDS encoding carbohydrate ABC transporter permease translates to MRERAIVPFAFLALALIGLAVFRVVPIFIAGIGSLFSVSLMGDRVFVGLGNHLSLFADPGFWQSLRVTLIFNLLINPIQVVLAFILAMLVFRPSPGIVFFRTAFFMPMTFSIALTAVLWSILLDPSLGLVNSILAELGFERQPFFRSQNQALGTMIFIATWKGVGYWMLFLLAGLNGIPKDVYEAAALDGALGWRRFVNITLPLMRRPLVFVLVADTAINFLFFAPVYIITNGGPSEATNLLMFQAYQSAFAYLNMGRSLAISTIILLVIAIFAVIEFRFFRERKDV, encoded by the coding sequence ATGCGCGAACGCGCCATCGTTCCCTTCGCCTTCCTGGCGCTCGCGCTGATCGGCCTGGCTGTCTTCCGGGTGGTGCCCATCTTCATCGCCGGGATCGGCAGCCTGTTCAGCGTCTCGCTGATGGGCGACCGCGTCTTCGTCGGCCTCGGCAATCACCTGTCGCTGTTCGCCGATCCCGGCTTCTGGCAGTCGCTGCGGGTGACGCTGATCTTCAACCTGCTGATCAACCCGATCCAGGTCGTGCTGGCGTTCATCCTCGCCATGCTGGTGTTCCGGCCCTCGCCGGGCATCGTCTTCTTCCGCACCGCCTTCTTCATGCCGATGACCTTCTCCATCGCGCTGACGGCGGTGCTGTGGAGCATCCTGCTCGACCCGTCGCTCGGGCTGGTCAACAGCATCCTCGCCGAGCTCGGCTTCGAGCGCCAGCCCTTCTTCCGCAGCCAGAACCAGGCGCTCGGCACCATGATCTTCATCGCCACCTGGAAGGGCGTCGGCTACTGGATGCTGTTCCTGCTGGCCGGGCTCAACGGCATTCCGAAGGACGTCTACGAGGCGGCCGCTCTCGACGGGGCGCTCGGCTGGCGGCGCTTCGTCAACATCACGCTTCCGCTGATGCGCCGGCCGCTGGTCTTCGTGCTCGTCGCCGACACGGCCATCAACTTCCTGTTCTTCGCGCCGGTCTACATCATCACCAACGGCGGCCCGAGCGAGGCCACCAACCTGCTGATGTTCCAGGCCTACCAGTCGGCCTTCGCCTACCTCAACATGGGCCGCTCACTGGCGATCTCGACGATCATCCTTCTGGTGATCGCCATCTTCGCCGTGATCGAGTTCCGGTTTTTCCGCGAGCGCAAGGATGTCTGA
- a CDS encoding carbohydrate ABC transporter permease, with translation MNGYAGAKWSGEVPRYGLLIAIAVVQLLPIVWMIISSFRPADEIFRHTSEISWRTFFPTTVTFDNYLALLSGDFPVAVRNSLIVAGATVAIGVVVNSLAGFAFAVFDFPFKRTLFVLVLASFMMPFEALVIPLYTLVRALGWTDSFKALILPEVANGLVIFLFRQFFAAIPREIIEAARMDGASWLQIYWRIAMPLSGATVATAALMIFILQWDAFFWPLVAASSPDYVVVQVAIARNADFEQANWGQMFAATTMAVSVALIPFILFQRFYVRTLTQSGLK, from the coding sequence GTGAACGGATATGCCGGGGCGAAATGGTCGGGCGAGGTGCCGCGCTACGGCCTGCTGATCGCCATCGCGGTGGTTCAGCTCCTGCCCATCGTCTGGATGATTATCTCCTCCTTCCGGCCGGCCGACGAGATATTCCGCCACACCAGCGAGATCTCGTGGCGCACATTCTTTCCCACCACCGTGACCTTCGACAACTACCTTGCGCTGCTGTCCGGCGACTTCCCCGTCGCCGTGCGCAACTCGCTGATCGTCGCCGGGGCGACGGTGGCCATCGGCGTCGTCGTCAACTCGCTGGCCGGCTTCGCCTTCGCCGTGTTCGACTTCCCGTTCAAGCGCACGCTGTTCGTCCTCGTGCTGGCGAGCTTCATGATGCCGTTCGAGGCGCTCGTCATCCCCCTCTACACGCTGGTGCGGGCGCTCGGCTGGACCGACAGCTTCAAGGCGCTGATCCTGCCCGAGGTGGCCAACGGGCTGGTCATCTTCCTGTTCCGCCAGTTCTTCGCCGCCATCCCGCGCGAGATCATCGAGGCCGCGCGCATGGACGGCGCGTCGTGGCTCCAGATATACTGGCGCATCGCCATGCCGCTGTCGGGGGCGACGGTCGCCACCGCCGCGCTGATGATCTTCATCCTGCAATGGGACGCGTTCTTCTGGCCGCTGGTGGCGGCGAGCTCGCCCGACTATGTCGTGGTGCAGGTGGCGATCGCCCGCAACGCCGATTTCGAGCAGGCCAACTGGGGACAGATGTTCGCCGCCACGACCATGGCGGTCAGCGTCGCGCTGATCCCCTTCATCCTGTTCCAGCGGTTCTACGTGCGGACGCTGACGCAGAGCGGACTGAAGTAG
- a CDS encoding ABC transporter ATP-binding protein — protein sequence MAHLQLESVVKSYGQTQVLHGVDLTVPGGAFCVFVGPSGCGKSTLLRMIAGLEPITGGKVLIDGTVVNDLAPHRREVAMVFQNYALYPHMSVYDNMAFGLKMARMPKGEIDRRVRRAAASLRIDSLLERRPAALSGGQRQRVAIGRAITRDPKIFLFDEPLSNLDAELRVSMRLEIARLHKELGATMVYVTHDQVEAMTLADLIVVMNAGRIEQIGTPEDIYERPANRFVAGFMGAPRMNFLPGRVETKAGEPVVALGGGRTLPLAGAAIGALAPGQAVSLGIRPEALRIAGAGEPGAVPLGVYHSEYLGGSNYIYLDAGDLIPQADEHLVVAAPASQRPAVGEKIGIVFDAARLHVFDEEGNAVGA from the coding sequence ATGGCGCATCTCCAGCTCGAATCGGTCGTCAAGTCCTATGGCCAGACGCAGGTGCTGCACGGGGTCGACCTGACGGTGCCGGGCGGCGCGTTCTGCGTCTTCGTCGGCCCCTCGGGCTGCGGCAAGTCGACCCTGCTGCGCATGATCGCCGGGCTGGAGCCGATCACCGGCGGCAAGGTGCTGATCGACGGGACCGTGGTCAACGATCTCGCCCCGCATCGTCGCGAGGTGGCGATGGTGTTCCAGAACTACGCGCTCTATCCGCATATGAGCGTCTACGACAACATGGCGTTCGGGCTGAAGATGGCGCGCATGCCGAAGGGCGAGATCGACCGCCGGGTCCGGCGCGCCGCCGCCAGCCTGCGCATCGATTCCCTGCTCGAGCGCCGGCCGGCGGCCCTGTCCGGCGGGCAGCGGCAGCGCGTCGCCATCGGCAGGGCGATCACCCGCGATCCCAAGATCTTCCTGTTCGACGAGCCGCTGTCGAACCTCGACGCCGAGCTGCGCGTGAGCATGCGCCTCGAGATCGCGCGGCTGCACAAGGAGCTCGGCGCGACCATGGTCTACGTCACCCACGACCAGGTCGAGGCGATGACGCTCGCCGACCTGATCGTGGTCATGAATGCCGGCCGCATCGAGCAGATCGGCACGCCCGAGGACATCTACGAGCGGCCCGCCAACCGCTTCGTCGCCGGCTTCATGGGCGCGCCGCGCATGAACTTCCTGCCGGGACGCGTCGAGACGAAGGCGGGCGAGCCGGTCGTGGCCCTCGGCGGCGGGAGAACGCTGCCGCTGGCGGGCGCGGCGATCGGCGCGCTGGCGCCCGGGCAGGCCGTCTCCCTCGGCATCAGGCCGGAGGCGCTGCGCATCGCCGGCGCCGGCGAGCCCGGCGCGGTGCCGCTCGGCGTGTACCACAGCGAATATCTCGGCGGGTCGAACTACATCTATCTCGACGCCGGCGACCTGATCCCGCAGGCGGACGAGCATCTCGTCGTCGCCGCGCCCGCCTCGCAGCGGCCGGCCGTCGGCGAGAAGATCGGCATCGTCTTCGACGCGGCGCGGCTGCACGTCTTCGACGAAGAGGGCAACGCCGTCGGGGCCTGA
- a CDS encoding fumarylacetoacetate hydrolase family protein translates to MKLLRVGEHGREKPAALDANGDIRDLSGLIADIDGASLGHAPLSALRGADLGGLPVIRSGRVGPCVGRVGKIVCIGLNYEDHAREAGLPIPAEPIIFLKASSAICGPNDPIVIPRGAEKVDWEVELGVVIGTEASHVGAARALDHVAGYCVVNDVSERGFQFDRGGTWDKGKSCDSFAPLGPWLVTADEIADPQELALWLEVDGRRYQQGSTRTMIFGVREIVSYVSRFMRLEPGDVIATGTPPGVGMGQKPPVFLKGGETVRAGIDGLGVQSQPVLHAPAG, encoded by the coding sequence ATGAAGCTGCTTCGCGTCGGAGAGCACGGCCGGGAGAAGCCGGCGGCACTGGACGCCAATGGCGACATCCGCGACCTGTCGGGCCTCATTGCCGACATCGACGGGGCAAGCCTCGGCCACGCGCCGCTTTCCGCCCTGAGGGGCGCGGACCTCGGCGGCCTGCCCGTCATCCGGTCCGGGCGCGTCGGCCCCTGCGTCGGCAGGGTCGGGAAGATCGTCTGCATCGGGCTGAACTACGAGGACCACGCGCGCGAAGCCGGCCTGCCGATTCCCGCCGAGCCGATCATCTTCCTGAAGGCATCGAGCGCGATCTGCGGGCCGAACGACCCGATCGTCATTCCGCGCGGGGCGGAGAAGGTCGACTGGGAGGTCGAGCTCGGCGTCGTCATCGGCACGGAGGCGAGCCATGTCGGCGCGGCGCGGGCGCTCGACCATGTCGCGGGCTATTGCGTCGTCAACGACGTCTCCGAACGCGGTTTCCAGTTCGACCGCGGCGGCACCTGGGACAAGGGCAAGAGCTGCGACAGCTTCGCTCCGCTCGGGCCGTGGCTGGTGACGGCCGACGAGATCGCCGACCCGCAGGAGCTCGCGCTCTGGCTCGAGGTCGACGGCCGGCGCTACCAGCAGGGATCGACGCGGACGATGATCTTCGGCGTCCGCGAGATCGTCAGCTATGTCAGCCGTTTCATGCGGCTGGAGCCGGGCGACGTCATCGCCACCGGGACGCCGCCGGGCGTGGGAATGGGGCAAAAGCCCCCGGTCTTCCTCAAGGGCGGGGAGACCGTGCGCGCGGGGATCGACGGGCTGGGCGTGCAGAGCCAGCCGGTGCTGCACGCCCCCGCCGGCTGA
- a CDS encoding SDR family NAD(P)-dependent oxidoreductase encodes MSDTKRQATPMARLREAGARIVVTGAAGGIGSGIVERLLADGWRVLALDLTPASLEGLRARIGADDRLAVAALDVSSPDAVERCSRDLAGRGVAVAGLVNAAGILQDAVPLLEMDLDHQRKVWDVNYFGAFHCTKWFGAMMAGNGGGAIVNITSINERRPLPLHAYAPSKVALGALTRLSAGELGAKSIRVNAVAPGFTRTPALQAKMDSGKRDARVLEKASAMGRLVEIEEIASVVSFLISDGSSGVSGASIPVDAGWLTTSHWMNFGNLLAAGSANGEDTA; translated from the coding sequence ATGAGCGACACGAAAAGACAGGCAACCCCGATGGCCCGCCTGCGCGAGGCCGGCGCGCGCATTGTCGTCACCGGCGCGGCGGGCGGGATCGGCTCGGGCATCGTCGAGCGCCTGCTCGCCGACGGGTGGCGCGTGCTGGCGCTCGACCTGACGCCCGCGAGCCTCGAAGGGCTGCGCGCGCGGATCGGCGCGGATGACAGGCTCGCCGTCGCCGCCCTCGACGTTTCCAGTCCCGACGCCGTCGAACGGTGCTCCAGGGACCTCGCCGGGCGCGGCGTCGCGGTGGCGGGCCTCGTCAACGCGGCGGGCATCCTTCAGGACGCGGTGCCGCTTCTGGAGATGGACCTCGACCACCAGAGGAAGGTCTGGGACGTGAATTATTTCGGCGCGTTCCACTGCACGAAATGGTTCGGCGCGATGATGGCCGGCAATGGCGGCGGGGCCATCGTCAACATCACCTCGATCAACGAGCGGCGGCCGCTGCCGCTCCATGCCTACGCGCCGAGCAAGGTCGCGCTGGGCGCCCTGACCCGGCTTTCGGCAGGCGAGCTGGGAGCCAAGTCGATCCGGGTCAACGCGGTGGCGCCCGGCTTCACGCGCACGCCCGCCTTGCAGGCGAAGATGGATTCGGGCAAGCGGGACGCGCGCGTGCTGGAGAAGGCGAGCGCGATGGGGCGACTGGTGGAGATCGAGGAGATCGCCTCGGTGGTCAGCTTCCTGATCTCGGACGGTTCGAGCGGTGTCTCGGGGGCCTCGATCCCGGTCGATGCCGGCTGGCTGACGACATCGCACTGGATGAATTTCGGCAACCTCCTCGCGGCCGGGTCCGCCAATGGAGAGGACACGGCATGA